The following is a genomic window from Parus major isolate Abel chromosome 14, Parus_major1.1, whole genome shotgun sequence.
TGACATCTGTGACACACCAACCCCCAAATAACCAAACTgttctcccagcctggccagggccaAGCTCCTCACCCAGCTGCTCCACAATTCCACCCTGGGCTCAGGACCAAGGGACACAAACTGCTCATTGCTGCAAATAAACAGTGGTGTAAGGGGGAGAAGCAactaaagagaaattattttacattaaaagcCTAAAAAGAAGAATGGAGCCCGTGGGAGCTCAGCAcagtgcagggatggggctctgctcccacacgGAGATCAAACCTCACATCAGATTTAGGGAGCAGGTCTGACACCTGCCACTGACCAGCTCTGTGTCTCAGATTCCTCATTTGAAAACAGGGATAACACTTCTTCTCCACCTCTgtgaagcattttttaaaatagaatcaCCTGCAGATTTTACCTGCAGCAAAGCCCAGTGGTGCCCAGGCAGGCCCACATTCAAACACATCTGTCTTCAGCTTTAAACAGCCTAATTAAAGAACTTAGATGAGAGAGTGTGGaatctcttcttttaaaatcaaagtattagggggaaaaaagggaaattaatcagaaataatCCTGTAAAGAATTTATTACTAGCCAGTTAACACTGCTCCCTTTTTTATTACGAGTGAGTACCAAAATCCACTCCTCTGCCAACAATCCAACAACTCCCACTGACTTGGGAAAAAATGACCAAAGTCCCCTCTTCTTCCAAAAAGCAAAAGGTTTGAATCAAACTTCTAAATTTGTACAATGAAATAAAGAGCAGGAAATCCTGAAGTTACACagtatttaaatatgaaaaatgggGTTATAACCCAGCACGGTTCTTTGCCTTCACAAAAACCACGTGAAAGCTTCAGCCCCATCATCCTATCACTGTGCAAATGGACCCAAAAAATGAAACGGTTAAATAAAAGCTAAGCAAGGAATCAGTTTGGTGCTAAAGGCAGGGAAATGCTGATGAAATAAAGCAGAGCAAactgcagggaagaggaatGAGGAGAGCTGGTTTTTAACGTGTGTGACCGGGGTTTGCAAGAGCCAATTATGCAGATGGTGCATGTGGAGAAGGTTCTGGGCGGATCCTGCTGAGCCGTGACAGCCCGGCCGTGCCTCATCCCCGCTCCTGAATCACACGAGGAGCAAGTCGGTGCCCGCTCCGGAACACCCAAAACGCGGCGCTGTCGGAGCCGCCACAAAGGAGCCGCGTTTGGAGCCCCTGAACCCCCCCCGGGGCGGGACCCCCTGCCCTCGGCTCGGctcccccgggccgggccgggcaccAGCCCCCGGTGGGGCTGTACCCACCTCCCCCGGGCTCCGTGAGCCCCACACCCCGTCCCGGGGGAACCGGCCGCGGTTCCCGTTCCAGCGGGAGCACATGGAGCCCAGCCCGGTCCCACGGGAGGTTCGGACACCCCCAGGAGTTGCTGCGCTGCCACGGCACTTTGGGGAGCACAGAACGGGCCCCCGGCTCCGTGAAGGGCGCGGGGAACGCGCCGGCTCCTGaggggcggggagggggcgaGGCACCCCCGGAGCCGCGGAGAACggggagggggaaagagaaCCCGAGACCCCCCCTGAGCCCAAACACCGCCGCGGGGGCAGCGCGGGGACCGCCGCTTTTCCCTAAGGGGGAAAGGGACCCCCGCAGGCTCCCCCAAGGCCGGGGAGAACGGACCCGCCGCGGCGCCTTTACAGCCGGGGGCGAACACGAGCCCTGCCCgcgccggggccggggcggccCACACACCCCCTCAGCCCCCTCCTCTctgtcccccgtgtccccccgcCGCCGTTCCCCGCGGGGGGAccctcggcccggcccggcccggcccccaCCACCTTTCGGCATCGCGGCGATGGCGGCACGGCCCCCCCGGCCCGAGCGGCGCCCGGAACCGGAACCGGAACCGCCCCCAGCCCAGGCCCCCGCCGCTGGGCTGCCCTCAGCGCCTCCGCTGCCGCTGCCCGCGCCGCCTCTCCCGGTGCTCCcgcaggcacagcagggagcGGGGCCGGTTCTCTCCCGGTGCCTTCTCGCCTCTcccggggcggcggcgcgggcggcGGGGGACGCTTTGCTCAGGCAGCGCGCAGGGCAGCCCGGGGGGCGGGACCTCGGGCGGTGCGGCTGCGAGAGGACCCCGGGTGACGGCGGCGGCGCGACGGGAGCAAGAGGTGAGCGGGACCGGGACCAGAGCGGGATCGGGATAGGAATCAGGACCTGGAACCGGGACCTGGAACTACAGCTTCCCCTCACTCCGCCGGCCCCGGTTTCCGCTGTGGGGCTGtcggggccgggccgggcggccTCTGTATCACCGGGCTCTGACCGGAATTGTCACCTCAGAGAAGGAGTGGCTTCCGCGCTTTGCTGAGGATTTATCGTGCAGCAGTCACAGAGCTTTCACCTCTTTCACGAGCTCCGTAAAGCTCATTGTTATCCTTGAAGTGGAAAACAGGAAGGGGGCACAGAATCCTTAGGAGAAATATATCTGACGGCTGTTTTCCTTTCGTTTTTCGCAGTGATCCTGAGGGAGTGTTGGTAGTTCCCCTTTGCCTTTCGGCCCTTTCGTTCCCGGGGCAATGCCCAAAgtgaagaggagcaggaagccTCCCCCAGATGGCTGGGAGCTGATCGAGCCCACGCTGGACGAGCTGGATCAGAAGATGAGAGAAGGTGAGTGGGTGTTCTAAGAGATGGGGGACCCCAAAAGATGCTCACAAAACCTGCTTCATAAATACAGGTGGaccttttttgtgtttgtgcctCCAGTGGTGCTGCAGGTTGTTCCTGAGCCAGGCTGGTCCCTAATTTTGGGGTTCTGGAGCACAGAGCTTTGGTTACAGCTGGTTTAGGGATGAAGCTCATGGGTGTGTGGAGGAACTGGTAGTTCCTGTCCATGTTGTTGCTGTGGGCATGAGGTCACCCTTGATCCCAGTGTGGGTTATGTCATCCCACTGCCATTGGTTTTGAATACTAAAGGAGCTGTTCCAGGTCAGGTCCCTCTCATTTGTCTCCTCATTAATCTCAATCTTATCCCTGTCGTGTGAAAGTTATGAACATTCTTGGAACAGTGCATTGCAAAGTGCTTGAGGGAAGCACTTGGTCACTTGGTGTTGGTGTTCCCTCCCAGCGGAGACGGAGCCAcatgaagggaagaggaaagtgGAGTCCCTCTGGCCCATCTTCAGGATCCACCACCAGAAAACACGTTACATCTTTGATCTCTTCTACAAGAGGAAAGCAATCAGCAGAGGTGAGGAGGGCAGGGGCTTTAGCTGGGGCAGGGGAAAACTGGAGTGAGTGAGGTGTTTAACTGTGGATGCCACTGAACTGGGAGTTGGTGGGATCACATTTCTGGGGAAGGAGGATGGAGAGAAGGCTTGGAAGCTGCCTGGCTTTACCTGCTGTTTACTACAGTTGGTAGCCCCTGATAGTGAGACTGTGACAGTGTCTGCCTCTCCCCAGAGCTCTACGAGTACTGCATCAAGGAGGGCTATGCTGACAAAAACCTGATTGCCAAGTGGAAGAAGCAGGGCTATGAGAACCTCTGCTGCCTGCGCTGCATCCAGACTCGGGACACCAACTTCGGGACCAACTGCATCTGCAGGGTCCCCAAAAGCAAGCTGGAAGTGGTGAGTGTCCAGCttgttcctctgctctgcaatAGCTGTTCTGActtctcccagctcagcagagtGTTGTTCTTCCTGCTAatttcctctgcctttgctgGTAGAATTTGTGTCCAGTTGGTGTGAAAGTTACTGTCAGCTTTGGCATTCATTTAAGGTTGTTAAAAGTATGAGAAATAACAGCAAACTGTGGAAACCCTTCCCACTCAGAGCCATTCCCTGCCTCGAGGTCTGagcctgctgctctggctgtggctTGGCTCTAACACCctgatgtttgtttttcagggCAGAATCATTGAATGCACTCACTGTGGatgcagaggctgctctgggtgAAGCCTTTTGCCATCAAACTTGTTTTTTGAACTCTGAGGgacatcctcctcctcctcaatGGACTATGAGTGCAAttacagctgctttctgtgatGGGATATTTCTGTATAATAATTAAAGCAGCAGCATGATCACCTGGATTGTGCATAAATGGTGGGGGTACTTTTGAGTAGGGTTTTGTGTagccatttattttaaaataaagcttgcCTTCCTGAGAGAATGGTGTGATCTGCTGGTGAAACATTCCTGTGCCACTCTTCTCCTGTTGGATGTGTTCTGGGTGCTTGAACATTGCTCTGTACGTtgtgagctgctctgggttTCTTTCCTGAACTAAGTCCATTTAAAAGGCTGTGTAGAAAGGAAACACAATTCCCAAATATTCAGTCTGAGTTCTTCCCTGACCATGTGCAAATGGAATCTGCATTTCACTGGAATTCTCTGCTGAGGTTTGTAACCTGGAATTAATGCACAGATCCCTTCAGGAATGCCAGCAGTCTAGAGACTTAGAGGTCACATGTGAAGAGACAGGACACAGACAAAACCAGCAATGAGCTAAACCCCTGTTAAATCTGATTTTACTTCTTCCTTGTTTTGCACAGGGTTTGCTAAACTACAGCCCATCTAATCCTCAGCAGTTGAAGGAAGTTCactgaaaatgtatttgctcctccttaaaacaaaaggaaatattttattatgcaaCTATTGCAAGAACTGGGGGTTGGGATGCACAAAGCAGCTTTGCTACAAGCCAGTTTAAAGAAGCAAGTCATGCATCTTCCTTGTGCTGGAAGAACTTGAAACTTCAGCATCctgcttccttttcctgcacagcctctgcctTGCTGTCCTGCCCCCCAGGCTTTGCTGTCCTGTACTTGGCCCAGGGGTGGGGGGTCTCCTCTCCAGCCATAACTTTTAACCACTTGTAGTAGTAGCCACGGAAACCATCAATCTTCTCTAGGTAGGGGTTTTTGTACTTATACTGCAAAGAGAAATCCAACAAGTTTCTATTAGATGAGAGCTCACTTCAGCATCAGCCTGCAGGAGCTACCACAGAAACAGCGATCAAGTATCATCAGCCAGGCCAGACACAGACACTCAGGCAGACATAAATCATCATATTTACGATTCCCCTCCCTTGTTGGTGTCCTTTGTGATGCCTTCACAGCCTGACAGTCCTGGCTCCTTACCCTGTCAAATTTGGGAGGGTACTGTGCTGCAAACTCCAGCTGCCGGATGATCACTTCATTGGGAGGCACCTGGTTATTCCTCATGTCCCGCAGGATCTCCGTGAGGTAACTGTAATCCAGCtgcctcacagcagcagcaatcaggGTGCTGTAGATGTACTTGTTGGGAGTTATTCCAGACCTCTGGAAAGAACAAATGCTACAGTTAAACAAGTTTATCTGCTGGCTAGTGCAGgatttgcagaaggaaaaggcagaggcaCTTTTTACACAAGGAGCACAGCTCTCATTGCAGGACCTGTGAAGCAGCTTGTGCAGAGCCAATACAGGTGCAGGACAGACCACCTGAGCTCCAGCTACTCTGGAGCTGCATGTTTTTGGGAAGAGAACAAAACCACTCTCACAAAAACCTCAGCAGgtcttttaaaagcattaacaTTTCACTTTgcctcttcctgcagctttaGACCCCAAGCAGCAGAGGACTTGTCTTTGATTACCTTCAAAtccaagagcagctgcagcccatccTGCTGTTTGTGACAGGCAATTGCTAAGTTACAAAATGTCTGGAGGTTAGGTGACAGTCCCCTCTTcaccagagctggcagcacgCTCTGCAAGACACAAGTATTGGCATCACTTCCCAAAAATTCTTACTGTAGCTTTCCACACAGGGAGCTGGATGTGCTAGAACAGAATCCATAAACAGAAATTAACCCAAGCACTGCCTTGTGGGAAACAGTGTGAGATCCCAGTTTCTACTGTGGACAGAGAAATGGGTCTCAGCAAAAGAAAGGCCTGAGACAAGGTGGTGGTGATGGGGCTGGTTCTGAGGTTTTTCTCTCACCTTTGCTCCTTCCAGGTCACCCTGCTTACTTCTCTTCCTCATTAAAGCATTAAAGAAGGTCACATCTACTTTTACTTTATGATcatccagcagtgccagcaaaGAGGACTCTGAAGGGCTTTGGGGTTCCACCAGTTCAGCCAGTAACGTGAATGTTTTAATGTTGGGCTCTGCATTGtcctctttcattttgttcAAGAATCCCTCTACATCCCCCATCAGA
Proteins encoded in this region:
- the BUD31 gene encoding protein BUD31 homolog, with amino-acid sequence MPKVKRSRKPPPDGWELIEPTLDELDQKMREAETEPHEGKRKVESLWPIFRIHHQKTRYIFDLFYKRKAISRELYEYCIKEGYADKNLIAKWKKQGYENLCCLRCIQTRDTNFGTNCICRVPKSKLEVGRIIECTHCGCRGCSG